atttttctaattttctaattttaattattttttgaaattttaaatgttaatctATAACAACACATAAATTATGActaaatataacttaataaatataaatttactttatatattaacttaataacattataatatcattatatactaatataatattattgatatttaaaaaatacgtATACATACactaattattcataaaaaaaagggattaaatatgtttttaatccctatactttagggcgattttggttttagtcattctttcaaactaaggtacaatttagtccttcaactataaaaaaacattggttttagtcttttttaccaaattttttaactttataggTTGTtccaagcacgtttcattatagcatgtGAATTGTTTAtacacatttttgctttaatgttaactgagaaatgcatttgaaacaacaaataaagttaaaaaaaaattggtaaaaatgactaaaaccagagttttctaaagttaaaggactaaattgtaacttagtttgaaaaaaagactaaaaccaaaatcgccccaaaatatagggacaaaaaacatatttaaccctaaaaaaaagtactaaattgtttataataaaattatgaaaaatatttatatctataactatttaattgtaatgtttttagTGTatacattttatctttattaatataacatattttataattattttaccttcTGAATTATACAAAcactctttaatttaattaattaattataataaaaatataattatttaatttttaattagtttttgtaaAGGCATTTGtctaaaatctttttttttttaattttaaaaattatgataacaaataagttttttattatcatagtATAAACCGCATGtgtttctattaatttttaataattttacattaagatttttttgtttgtatgatTTGTATTTGtcaaaattaatagtttattgcatgtgtttttattattttttaataattttacattaagattttttgtttgtttgatttgtaTTTGTCAAAATTAGTAGCTTATTTTTATGGTTAATAGGCAACAAGTCTTaagaaaataactaattatcaaataattacataattggGACCCTTTtctcatatatctctatctacTACTGGAAATAGTCAATAAAAGAGAATggacaaaaatatgtaaaatgtaATCAGAAATGCATATTATTCTATTTGTATCatctttctttaaatttgtttctactttattaaaaaaattaatcatcataaaaactaaacaaatttaatattagaaaatacaAACACAATCAATAAAACAAGATATTTATAGGAGCAAAGAGATTCACAGGAAAATTTAGAATGGCACTAGAATATCCATTTATCTAGGTTGTTTTCTAAAACTCAGGGCAACCTGTCTAGCACAAACTTTTCTAGCGTGTCCCGCAAAACATCATAGATAATCATTTTTTATGCAAAGGAAAAACAAGACCATCATCATCGATAATAATTAAGAACAGAAGAAAACACAACTACAGATCCAATTCTGCAAGGAAGATACATATCAATTAAATCTATAGAGAAGAAGAAACGTCACCGTTTTGGTTGAAATTCTCACAATCGAATCCACATCCACACTGAGGGCTCTCCGAAAAGCTGTCGGCGCTAAAACCGGCGGATGCAACGCCGGCAGAGAATTTGAGGTCATCACCGTCGCGAGTGACCTCAGTGATTGGGATCCACAACACCTCAACTTTCACGCTAACACCCTTCAGCTTGGACAACTTCCCCTTCGAGATCACGCCCTTGATGGTGGACTTGTACTTTAGGTCATAGGATTGTACGCTGAAATAGCATGTTTGATCCAGATATGCAGTGAAGTGGCCATTTTTTTCGTTTAGCTCGTATTCTGTCACACCTTTGGGAAGAAGACCCACCGGAAGGCCATATTTCTCAAGAACGTCATACGCTGATAATTTCTCTGAAACGGAAACATACGCGTAAGCCAGTATGCAAAGAAATATCATCGAACACCTAGTCTTCATTTTTGTAGGGAGCACGAGCACGAGTTTAGCGTGTGGAAAATGGGGGATTGAAGTCTCCTGCTAAGACTGGGAGGAACAAAtactaaatcaaattaataaaccAATCGCCAACTTCAATAATGTAGTTATTTATATCAAGTTTTTGTagttattttatagaaaattattatttgtaacacctaaatttttcatatttattttatatttatttgatgttatatttttataatatttgatgttatatttttataatatttgatgtGAAATGAAGATAAAAGCGTGTCTTCTTactattattctattttatatttctcttactattattctattttatatttctcttgCAACTCGCGAAGCACGTGATTTcatgaaaaaacaaaacctCGGATAGCACGGGCGTTGTGCTAAAACGGAATAGAATATGCCACAGAGAAGGGGGCTGAATAATGAAttggttaaacatgtttttagttctttaatttttactaaaaattagaattagttttttttcaaaattttgatttaatttagtcctttaactttaaaaatgcatgaatttatttattttaattaaaatttatcaacttcattttatgtttcaaatgcgttttttaattaagattgaaacaaaaatgtgtcaaatagtgtaaacaacttaaatactatcatgaaacatgcttgaaatatcaaataaacctaacaaaatttagttaaaagaactaaattcataaatttctaTAGTTTAACGACTAAATTAgacaaaagttttgaaaaatgactaattccaattttcactgaaagagaccaaaaacatatttaactctaaataCACTAAAAGTTGTGATGTTGAATGctgtgttaaaataaatatggagATTTAAAACTAGTTTTGAAAATACGGTTTCGTAAATTCAATCCATCGTAGCGAAATGTTTTGGTGAAACATTGTAAGATTTGACACATGACTTGATTAACTTGTTTTTTCCAGTATTTGGATGAAATTGAGTTATGGAcatttcttcttcaattttaaaagaaattcattaaTTAGTGTGAGTttacagatatatatatatatatatatatatatatatatatatatatatatatatatatatatatatatatatatatatatatatatagatagatattgTAAGTTAGCTCTAACtaataatagatattttctttgacatttttttaatcatttcaaTGTTAACAAAACATGGTTTTAATTTAACCATTCCAAAAGACAAAAATGCCCTACACTTATCTAATTTATTCTTTCAAAAAGCTTATATGATATATCTCTAGAATTTGTAGTAAACTCTTTCTCTTACGTATATATTAAGTAGTTAATTATAGTTAGTAAAACACATCCGCTATGATAAAAATAAggcttctattttttttaaaaaaaaacaatgtttgaACATGTTGACCTCATTCATCATGCAAGGTTGTTCTTTCCACTATTATGTTTACCTTCTTTGCTTGTATTATGTTTCAGACTCTCAACGAATATCAATATGTATAAATCTCACTTAGATCACTAatatggtatatatatatatatatatatatatatatatatatatatatatatatatatatatatgcgcaaaaatataacattatacaaactataaaatcaaaatgtttgaatttgatgtaaaatatcattaatatagGAGACATGATATTTAATTAGTGAGaaagtcttttaaaattttctcacgTGCGCTTTAAACACGTATCGAAAACATAGTACGAATGTATTGTTTAAACTTCCATTGACACAAACGTTATTTTAGTCTATAttgactaaatatatttttt
The sequence above is drawn from the Vigna radiata var. radiata cultivar VC1973A chromosome 3, Vradiata_ver6, whole genome shotgun sequence genome and encodes:
- the LOC106757405 gene encoding uncharacterized protein LOC106757405; protein product: MKTRCSMIFLCILAYAYVSVSEKLSAYDVLEKYGLPVGLLPKGVTEYELNEKNGHFTAYLDQTCYFSVQSYDLKYKSTIKGVISKGKLSKLKGVSVKVEVLWIPITEVTRDGDDLKFSAGVASAGFSADSFSESPQCGCGFDCENFNQNGDVSSSL